Within Candidatus Zixiibacteriota bacterium, the genomic segment GAGTAGTAGACCTCGTAATCAAGTTCATGTGAGACGATGCGAACATGGAGATCAAGGTCACGGGGCATCGAGCCCCAAGACAGTGTGACCTTCGAACATGTTCCAGCCGGCATGGGCATTGCACTTGTGAGTGGTGCACCTACCCTCACGCACCGCTTTGACAAAACTTCGCCGACAATGTCTCTGAATCTGCTCTGGGCCTCATCCGAACCAGGCCGCATCAGGGGGATGAAGCTCGTCCGGTCTCTGACGGAGGGTTCAACGCCATCCAGCAAAGACTGGCGTCCCCGTCCATAATTAACCAGAACAACATGTGCTCTCGGGCGGCCAGCGGCGTAGTCTGTAATGGCATCGCAGAAGCTCTTGGAAGAGGCCGTTTTGTACTGTTTGCATTCGACCTCGAGAATGGACATGTCCGGGGATGTGATTGGTTCCCCGATCAGCGAGTAGTCCGGCTGTATGTTTCGCTTCCGGCCCTTGCCAACTGGATGCTGCAACGGCGAACGTAACTCCGCCCAGATATGCATTGTGGGCTCTCCGCGAGTCAAGGTTGCGAGATGTGTTCCTGAGAAGGACAGCAGTAGCGATCCATCTACGTGGTGGATGTGCACGCCGTAGTCCTCGCAAGCGTCTATGATCTGACTTCCGACCCAAGTCGAGTAGAGCTCGTGCCGCCTTCTCCAGATTGGGAGTTGAAGGAAGTCCTGAAGGTTTTTCACCAGCGCCTCGCCTTGGAAATCCTCCTGCGGAACTTTGTCGAACACCTGCTCCAAGGTACCGCTCAGTTCCTCTGCAACAGGCCGTCTGTCCTCTGGTGGAAGGTTGGATATGCGCTCAGCGTGGTCGTAAGCTCCAGAAGCAAATGAACCGGCCCAGCCATCGGAGTCGATGCTCGCCAGGAACTCTGGCGACCACATTTGCCGATTGCTCTCGCCGGATTCCTGGCGTTCGCGCCGCTCGTTCCTCTGGTTCCGCTCCTCGCGCAAATCGTCTCGTCTATCACCGTACCTTGCGCTCTCTGTAACGACAGTCATCCAGACTTGCCACGCTCGCCGGAGGATGTCATCAAGTTGCTTCTCTCCCGTGCTTGGGGCTTGAAATTGGAACTTGGGCCAAACTCTGGACTCGTTGTAATCTATGAGCCACTTCCTGGCGGTAGGATTTGAGACTTGGGGCCGCATGGTTCTCAGTGCCCCGTTCAACTCCCAGATTGTCTGGTAATCCCAGACATTGACGAGGAAGACGCCAGCAACCCTTGACCAAACTTCGTGCCATTGGCGGAAATGGCGAAGGTCGAAACTGAGTTCGGGGTGTTTTGTGCCGAAATCGAACCGAATGGCGAGGTTGTTGTTGGTCCGTGTCGCACCTGCTTTCTCAAACATGCGCAGCAAGTCAGACATCATCTCCGCGTATGGCTGGATGGCCCTGAAGAAGGCGAACAAGAACGATTCAACAGGAGTAGCAGTCGAACGGAGCAACTCTTCAAGAGAACCCTTGTTCGGAAGCGCGAGATGGGTCCGCAAATCGTGTTCGAGATCGTCATCGTAGGATTCGGTGTCGAGTCCCGCTTCCTGCTTCAGGTAGAGCCATATGGAGCGTGAATCGTCCAAGATCGGGGTGACGCTCGGCTTCTTGGCCATTGTACCGTGTCCTTTCTCTTCGGGGCTAACGACAGAACTGAGCTGCGGGAAACCGCCCCATAAAGCCTTTGTTTACCAACCGACCACATTAGGCGGTTTCCCGTCAGCTCCAGCGCTAAGTTAGGCTCTGCTCTAACTTGGCGCGGCTGATAGTCTTTTGTGTGCGGCGTTTTGTGATAAATGCCCAGAATTTGTCGCTACTCCCTAATTGCAATTGCTCCTCATCCATCCCTTCGATGCCAA encodes:
- a CDS encoding type II toxin-antitoxin system prevent-host-death family antitoxin, giving the protein MKMVGLEQSTLDTCVNEAQRERVVITSNGKPIALIVGIEGMDEEQLQLGSSDKFWAFITKRRTQKTISRAKLEQSLT